One Takifugu flavidus isolate HTHZ2018 chromosome 3, ASM371156v2, whole genome shotgun sequence genomic window, GAGGACAAGCATACAGGTCGACTGGCTGATCACACTTTCAGTCCAAGACTGACGTTAGTTGTGCTTCAACTATAATCCAGGGTTGTGCTGTGCAGGTGCATCAGAATAAACGAGGTCCAACAGTGGGATCCAGAAGTGCTTCGAGCCTGTCGGGAGAGCAGGATTCAGATGAGTCAGCTGGAGCTGCCTGTGAACCTGACGCTGTGGGTGGACCCCGGGGAGGTCTGCTACAGGTCACACAATTTCACTTCATGCTCATGAGCCAATACTAAATTAGAAGAATGAACTTTTAGATTTCAGGACCGCTCACAGAACCTTCTGAAATCGGCTTTATTAACTTGACGTCTTttcaacaaatgtgtttttctcttgatGTTTAGGATTGGGGAAAACAACCCCCCTTTCTCTTTTGCTACTTTTTCCAACCCTGATGAAGAGACCCTGAACACATCCCCTGGTTTGGACTCAGCTGGGCCACTTGTTCAGCTGGTACGACTAAATCATCTACAGACTGATGTATCGATGGGTTTGGTCAGATGAGTTAAGTTAACTTCTCCATGGTTCCCAACAGAAAGAGTTCCAGGAGAGGTTCAGAGTTTGGCACAACGTGACTGCAGCTCCAAATGTCCCAACAGTGACTCCCAGCTGTGTCTTTACTTCTTGGGCTTGTTCCTGTTTTTCATCTCCTCCCCGACATTATGATCATTTTTGTTATTGTCATGtggttattattgtcattacaaCTCTTCTTATCATTGTAATTATGATGCTAATGTTCATGGTAATTTTCATTAACTTTTAAGTTAGAAACAGTAATAACAGTAGAATTTATAGCTGGAGCAATGTTTTTGTCACCGTAATGTCTTGTAAATCATTAAATACttcaaaatttaaaatttaTTGTTGTAATCTGTAATTGTGTCAAGTGTTTGCAGCTCTCATGTGGCATATTTTTTCTAAATGATCTACAAAGTCATGTGTCTTCTACTTTTGATGGTTCTATTGATCAGTTTAGCTGACAATGTTgtgaagagaaaacacaaatcGGCCCACAGAGTTGTTGTGAAGAGACAGGTTGTTAGTTTGGATGATGACAGGCTAATTGAAGTAACACTATACTATCAAGTTCAATTGCATATGAGTCCAACCAAAGATAACTTAGATAAATTGGAATTGCATTTGAAAGAGGTCAAATCCTGGCAGATCCCTAAATCTTCACTTAAATTCCCttcaaaaatgtttaaaaagtatCAAAACAATGTATGTTATTTCTTACTAGACACATAGTGTGCTCACACAGCTCATCCACCTGATAACGAATGTTTTTGATCAATCATTGACCTGCTTGGCCACAGCATTTCCAATCCCTTTAGGATCTGGGAAAGAACTCTTGTGAGGCAGAAATCATGTCCGTAGCTGTGTGATGTGTTGTGTGCTCTCATACTTCTAAAATTAATCTCTGTGTTCAATGCAGTAATGCCGCTTCAGGTTATATTAGATCACATTTTAACACACGTGAGAGGTCAGACTGTTGGCAATGTGAAAATGGCCAAATGCCGAACAAAGGTGGGTCGAGCCCCGTGTTACAACATTCCACATCCATGCCCTAATTTCAGTATGAAACCAGTATTTCAGTGATATTAATAAATTATTCTAAACAAAACTTCAGTGAGAAAGGTTCTACAGTATATGAGAGTCTTCCAATGCAGTCCAGGTGTTCATACCTGTCAAATATATACTTTACAAAATGAAAAATTACCAtcacctttttttgttttgtttaagaAAGTGACATTTTTTAACTACTTGGTCAAACAGTGACATGTGTACCAAGAGTTCTCCCTCATTCATAACCTGTATTACAGAAGCATACACTTTTGCCATATTtgtcaaatatttttttaatatgaaaGGGAGGTTTAGAATGAATGTGCATGCAACTCattatattttgaaataattaaataacaAATAGGGCCAGAAGCGGCCTATGGGCCAGTAGATTGTGGCTCACAGTGAATTATGTGGGTCCAAAGGAACAATTCTAATGTGCaagcatgatgatgatgataaaataAAGAACCTTGACCTCTTCCAGCATGCTTTTATTGCACCATACTTGAGCCATAAAATAGTGGATCAATAACAGCCACAgaaaaaatgaaagagaaagtATTCGTTTCTGACTGAGAAGAAAGACCGAAGACTGACACAAGGTAAGTTTAAAGGAATTTTGTAGTAATCTCATCTACTCATCATCTTCAGGAAGACCCATCCCATAGAGTTCTATAACAATCAACACCATTTTaaggtcttttttttatcagtaaTACAACTGTTGGAGTTCTAAGACTTGTTCACAGTTCACTTTGGGGATTTTGTGAGCGTTACCCTTGTTGATGTTAAGTCAAATTCTAATTAGAGTTATTGTATTTTTCAACAGtatggaggagaaggatggaCCAGAGTCtccagtgtccagctgtgtgtctctgaagagtgacatgtccaaAGCTGAACCTTTAAGATTCAGAGATGAAGCTGGACCTTCAAACCCAAAGTAAGAAACCTAAgagtgattttgtgtttatatgaCAACTGTTAATCACCTGAACATCAGAAGGTTGTGAGTTTATATCTGGAGATGTTTTATACTTAACTTGATTCTATAAAGTGTTGAAGTTTGTAGCTGTACATCGGCACCAAATTGATCTGTATTTCTCATCCCGGGACTTAAATATTGATGAAATTATTGATTTTGATGAAATTATAACAAAAAGTTACATATTCAAAGTCAAGAATATGGATTTAAACACTATaaggaaaataacaaaaatctGAAGTGCAATacaaaataatattaatgaaACACTTTTACTAATCACCAGTAACTAATCATTACTAATaaagggaatctgaatctgaaccaAATTTacaattttatatttttttcaaattttacAAAATTAACAAATTGGAGGGAAGTTTGAGAGAAATAAATTATCAAAAGTCACCCAGAAATGATCATACTGGTGCTGTTGTGAGAAAGCTTCAAGCCACAAAAgaaatgtttcctgttgttgtttaaaATGAGATAAAATGTTAATTCATTCTGTTTTCCCTTAAGTAAACAAAAACTGCCAGAGTCtccagtgtccagctgtgtgtctctgaagagtgacatgtccaaAGCTGAACCTTTAAGATTCAGAGATGAAGCTGGACCTTCAAACCCAAAGTAAGAAACCTAAGAGTGATTTTGTATTTATATGACAACTGTTAATCACCTGAACATCAGAAGGTTGTGAGTTTATATCTGGAGATGTTTTATACTTAACTTGATTCTATAAAGTGTTGAAGTCTGTAGCTGTACATCGGCACCAAATTGATTTGTATTTCTCATCCCGGGACTTAAATAAATTACTGATTTTGATGAAATTATAACAAAAAGTTACATATTCAAAGTCAAGAATACAGATTTAAACACTATaaggaaaataacaaaaatctTTTTGATTGAAAGATAAATTTGGACAGtagtaaaaatatatatatttcactAGACCCAGTCATGATGATGTTATTTTCCAATAACCTATAAATGTTTGCCAGTGACAGGAAGGAGTCCATCTTCCCACACTGGGTCCAGTCTGCCCCACCAGGACAGTCCTCTGGTGAACACTCTGACAGCCTGCAGAGAGATGCTGAAATGACGACTTTACAAAGTAAAGTTGTTCACTGTAAAATTCAACATGTGACGTCAAGAATTGGAGTTCTGTTGAGGACTTTATAGTAGATGTCAATAATATGTTGCCTTTGTTTTCTCTGGCTTTAGTAAGTGAACTACAGGAGGTTCTAGAAGGACacaagatcagtctgaagagaagatgtgaacatgtgactgaaggaactaatgaagcaggaagtggaatccTGCTGAACAacatctacactgagctctacatcactgagggacaaagtgaggaggtgaacacacaacatgaggtgagacagcttgagaggacttccaagaagaacatccaggacactccaatcaagtgccaggacatcttcaaagccTTGTCTGAGCAAGAGAAACACATCCGAGTGGTTCTGACAaacggtgtcgctggtgttggaaaaaccttctcagtgcaaaAGTTCactctggactgggcagaaggtttggagaaccaagacatcagtctggtgcttctgctctcattcagggagctgaacttgatcaaagAGGAGCAGttcagtcttctctcactgcttcatgttttccatccaacattacagaagctcagagcagaagatctgactgtctgtaaacttctgttcatctttgatagcctggatgaaagcagactCTCACTGGACTCTAACAACCaacaggtcatctctgatgtcacacaggtGTCATCGGTCAACGTGCTCCTgatgaacctcatccaggggaacctgcttccctcagctctcatctggataacctccagacctgcagcagccaatcagattcctccatcgtgtgttgacaggatgacagaggtacgaggcttcactgactcccagaaggaggagtacttcaggaggaggttcagtgatgaagatctgtccaagagaatcatctcacacatcaaggcctccaggagcctccacatcatgtgtctgatcccagtgttctgctggatcactgctacagttctggaggacatgttgactacagagcagagaggagagctgccccaaaccctgactgacctgtactcacacttcctgatggttcagacaaagaggaagaagcagaagtatgaaGGAACAGAAAGatcagaggaactgactgaggctgacaaagaagtCCTGCTGAAGTTGGGGCAGCTGGcctttgaacatctggagaatgGAAACATCATTTTCTACCCAGAAGACCttgagcaatgtggactggacgtctcagAGGTGTcagtgtactcaggagtttgtacagagatcttcagaagagagagtgtgatcttccagaaatcagtctactgctttgttcatctgagcattcaggagtttctggctgcagtctacatgttccactgtttcACCAACAAGAACACAGTGGTCATAAATTATTTTCTAAAACCAAAGcctttttccaggttttctgAGTTGTATACAAAATATCCAATCCAATCTGTACAGGTGTTTCTCATGAGAGTAAtgatgaaatctcttgaaagtacaaatggccacctggacctgtttgtccgcttccttcatggtctctctctggagtccaaccAGAGAATCTTGGGAGGACTGTTGAATCGGACAGacaaccacccagaaaccatccagagggtcatcaacaacctgaaggagatgAACACTGATGGAATCcctccagacagaagcatcaacatcttccactgtctgatggagatgaaggatcattCGGTACATCaagagatccaagagttccttcagtcagagaagaaatcagagcagaacctttcagagatccactgttctgctctggcctacctgctgcagatgtcagaggaggttctggatgagctgaacctgcagaagTACAACACATCAGCAGCGGGACGATTCaggctgattccagctgtgaggaactgcaggaaggctaTGTAAGTATAGATGCACATATGATGAATAATTACGCAAGTTATCCTACTCTTGGAAAACTCCTACGTTAAAGCAATCAGAACTATGCTTACTAAAGATCTAAGACTTTATGTTTATGAAAGGCCTATTTCTGTTAAGACGGGTTGTctcaggacccaaaagcaggcaacACGCCGTGGGGAATAGTGTCCTaaaagcatctttatttgaatATACAAGGTGAACAAGGTTCTGCTGGGTTGTTTGGCGAATCTCTCGCTCAGTCCTCCGGACGCACCGGGAGCTCCAGCGCGAATCCAATGCGGGCGATTAGTTCGTGTCCGCAGGCGTGGAGACCTCGACCGAGTGATAAACAAAGTTAGCCAGGGAATCACTTTCAACCCGATCAAGCAACAGGGGTCAGGGTTCCGTGACGAGAACGAAAACACTCCAACCCTGGCAGATGGGCGCTCTGTCCCTAAATGGAACGGTTGATGGAAGATTGTTGGGTTCCAGGGTTCTGGGTCGTTTGCACAACAAAATGCTCACCAGACAGCACAATTATTGCTGTGCCTGAGTGTCTTAGGCTGGCCCTAGTAAAAAGTCACTCTAAAATGTGCTGATTTGTCACACAGCACAATATGTCATCAATTTTGATGAGCACGTCCAAATTCCATGCTGACTGCAGGAATCTCCACCACAGCTGTTGCCCATGAATTGATTGTTCATTGCTCTACTAGAAACCTTCTATAAGAAGTGAGTGATTACAGAcagctttattttcattctCACTGTTCACCCAATAAACAGCCCAAGGAAAGGTTTGAATGAAAGCTTCTTCGCCAATCAACAGGTTCTATGACATCTGTGGACTCTGAAGCCCACAGGCTGCAGCAAGTGATCCAATGATATGAATGACAAAGCTTTTCAAGAAGGCTCaatgaaacaaacacagatgttaCCTATTAGCTAATAAGAAATGTCAAGACGGCAAAGAAAAGCAGTATGTTTTCAGTTAAATTAATCAAAAAAATACTctgaagagcaggagagggaacCTGCTGCCATTTTTAGCAACGCTACAAGTGATGAGTTACCACCGAGCTTGGCCACCTCTCCCCAGGTCCTACAGGCTGATAGTCTGTTAATGCGGAAGATTTGAGAGATCGTGTCAGGCTGCACTCTGTTGCAGgagaattgggggggggggcagaatatGAAGCCATAGATAACACTagacattaaaaagtacaagGAAAATTTAATGTGCAAATATGAAATTTGTGCAACCAAAACGACAATTTCGGAGAATCTGCCTTGTTGCCCCCCAGCACAGGAGAGACACTACCTTTCCTTCCTGCCTATTGCTGTCTTTCATATAGGGTCCATATACAGAACAGAAAAGGGCTGTTActacagaaaaataaaagacttcCTGTTGGTTTTAGTTCAATGCTCTGAGACTTTTTGTAGAATGCGGGAGGCTCAATAAGCTTACCGAACATCAGGGAGCTGGGTCATATGGTGTGGTGGGGCTGttttatcaaaaaaaaaaaatctatgcaGCCATTTAGATGTGACTCTTTTTAAAATCAGACCAAATTGTTAAGACTACTACTTAGATATGGCCCACACAGTATGACTTGAATCTACCTTGAACTTGAATCTACTAAGTTTAAAGTGGATTGGAGAAAGTCCCAAGGGTAAACTTGTCCAAATACATCCACTGCATTACCAGCAAAAGCACCACCATTGTATGTATAGATATTATTGTCCCTGATAACAGAATGGTATTTCAACCTGTTTTGGTCcaaatgagcaaaacaaaacacctaATTTTTGTTTCGATCAAATTACTGTTTGAATTTTTTCCCCCATGATGTTTAGGCCTCCCAAAAATACCTTCAAAGTTGACagaggaaaatgtaaaaaaaaaaaaaacatgttgctTCGAATACAATAGGTCCTTGCCAGCGCCTGGGCCCAGCATATATACAGAGGGCAAAGAAATGTGCAGGTTCTGATGTGCAATTCTGACTGTTTAAGTGTTCAGGTGCATTTCGCCAGAGGGTTCAACAGTCTGATTGCCTTTGGAATGACAATGTCCCTAGTTGTTGTGGTCTGGGCTGAAAAGAATTAGCTGGGTCAGTCTGCTCCCTCTTCCTGAGATGGAGATTCCATTCAGTTGATGTGCTGTGCAACTTTTAACATCCTCTGTAGAGACTTCATgttgagggtggaggagctgccatATTAGGTGGTGATGCAGGCAGTCCCAATTCTCTTGATGATGCAGATACAAATCCTCTGAAGAAGATACAGAGTATCATGGAATCCATCTTGAGTTTCCCCAGTCTAGTTGAGGAAGAAGACCATTAGTGATGTTGATGTGATGAGTCCAGGTCAGTCTTCAGCGATGTGAAACTGGTCAAGTGACTTAGTTGTTCTGATGTTGATATAATGGTTGTTGTTGTAGCACAAGATCATCAGTGTGCTGACccttatatatatattgaaTATTTCTACACAGCCCTGGCCACTTTAGCTTTTTGTCAGATGCTTCTATTAACAAACTTTCTGAAAACACATACTATATCACCCTAatttctaattttaaaaaattgtcTGGTcacccttttttaaaattagttatctttctttcttgctgCTTGCAAAGGATGGAAGTATTTTCATCCTTTGCCTGTTTTGCTGCTTGGCGGCTTTCCGTTCGCTGTCTCAATTCTGCTTGACAAAAACTGAGCCAACCGGATATTCATGTTTTATAAATACGGTACTTTCATGTAAAACACACTGTAAGTGTTCATACTGTCAACAAAAATTGTTTTCTTGATCATCACAGATTTAATTTCAGCACTTTGTCAGAAACCGAATGTGAAGtcgtggcctcagctctgaggtccaacccctcccatctgacagaactggacctgagtcagaacaacctgcaggattcaggagtgaagctgctctgttctggactggagagtccaaactgtaaactggagactctcaggtcagctcatGTATTTTTACAGTCTGTCTTTGATTTAAAATTAAgaattttcattgtttttgtctgaGCACAGATAAAATTTGATATATCCTTGCCAATTTAAACAAAATGTAATAtattttcaaacatttattaaagtaaAAATTCTGTTTGAACTACCGTAAACATGTTTATAGCCTGTTTAAATTGTATGTCAAAGGAAAACCCATCTGATTATGATAATTGTGTTTCCATTATCAGTCTGTGGGAcagcaggttatcagagaccagctgtggttctctggcctcagctctgaggtccaacccctcccatctgacacaactggacctgagtgagaactaCCTCcaggattcaggggtgaagctgctctgtggttttctacTGAATCCTCTCTGCAAACTGGAGGTTCTGAGGTGaatgttaatgtttttaaatactttaatatcaaaaataaatgtgattaattTATGTGTATCCAATGTTTCAAATTGATGGTCAGtgtaaaatacacacataaGTCCTTAACACATTTTATTagaaatttatttatttgaaaaatattcattattattattgtagaTTAAGacgctgcaggttatcagagatcagctgtggttctctggcctcagctctgaagtccaacccctcccatctgacagaactggacctgaatcagaacaacctgcaggattcaggagtgaagctgctctgttctggactggagagtccaaactgtaaactgcagactctcaggtcagtttaTGCATTTTTGACAACATGATCAGCGTTGTTCCCACTGGATGGGAAGGAGATAATTAGACTTCAATCATGAACAGTGATGAGACAGTTTTAATGTGTCCCTAAATATGTAAGTTATGGAACAACCACCCCAATATAGGTAATCTATTTTCTTGTGATAACACTATactaaagctaaaataaaagacagaaaagaggcTTATGTGTGACTGATTAGAacttatatagcatcttttacaatcaaaatgatCTCTAGGTACTTTATAGGcacccagggtctgacccccaacaagcaacagtggtcaggaaaaactcccctttagcaggaagaacccttgagcaggaccaggctcatatgggggaccctcctgctgatgggaggctgggtagagagaggagaggggggaggacagatagaggagagaacagaTATACATCATACATACAAATACATACACAAGTACACTGAGCAATCAAAGCTAAAGGGTGAggaggtcagtggggtcagaggtcagcaggtcagcgcaCAACAATGGGGTGGGAGAGAGAATGCGTGAGAGTGGAGACattaaatactaaaaagtcATTTATTAACACTACAAAAATATATACTCCATCACAGTAAAGAATCTTAAAGCAGCATCCATCCTATTGGGTGTGTCTATGCAtttcaggaagaaagaacagCTTTCATGCCGGTCATGGTGAGACTGTGTTCACACTGACCTACCCACATCGCATTAGGGCAAAAAAATCAGTTGCTTTCACCTAAATCTATGCTGTGTGCATCCTAAGATGTATTGTAAAGCTCTCCATAGCTGAGGCCCTTGAGACTGCCAACAATAGGCACATAGCCCTAGAAACCTGTCAGAAAAGAAATCCATGGGAAACAGAAGCCAGAAGAACAGTGTTCTCCACTGAACCATCTAGAGTGGACAGGTAACACGATCAAGGCTGAACAGTCAAAGCTAAAGACTGACCAGTACTGCAAGTACATCTGGGATGAAGAGGTGTCAAACAAACTACCAGTTACCATCACAGAGGAAGACATCCAGGAAAATGTCTCAAGAATAAAGAGCAGAGGTCCTGACATGGTCACAACCTACTGGCTGAATAAGCTTCCTGCCCTCCATGAAAAAATTACAATGGATCTCCTGTGTAATATTCTGTATAAATAAAGGatcgatttaaaaaaacatttgaatggAGAACAAAGAGAGTGAAATAGTTGAATTCCATGTGTGAGACATCATCAGTCATGTCCATGAGCCATGTCAAAGACAACGTCCATCATTAGGATATAAAACACTGAGAAACTGCTGTTCATCAATCCATTGACTTCCattctttatttacattttaatatttttcagTACTCCACTTTGAAAATAACTATTTTAGACATGTTTATCAGATTATGTGTAATCAGTGTTTTAAATCTGGTGAATtgaataaagattttatttcatttgattatcaactgattcatttaaatatgtattaaatCCATTTATAGACTGAGACAATGCTGGTTAACGGAGACCAGCTgtggttctctggcctcagctctgaggtccaacccctcccacctgagagaactggacctgagctacaacaagctgcaggattcaggagtgaagctgctctgttctggactggagagtccaaactgtaaactggggactctcaggtcagctcatCTATATATAGTCTCTCTTTGATTAATTTGAAACtgtttcatatttatttgtgttttttttgtccaatcACAGATTGAGAACAGACAGTTCTTTTCTATTCATTCCaaacatttattaaattaaGAATTCAGGATGATTTCAAGCATGTTTATATGTAACTGTACAAAACTGAACAGATCTGATGATAATTAACAtgttacattttaatatttttgtagTTTGAGACATTGCTGGTTAACGGAGACCAGCTgtggttctctggcctcagctctgaggtccaacccctcccatctgacacaactggacctgagtcagaacaacctgcaggattcaggagtgaagctgctctgttctggactggagagtccaaactgtaaactggagactctcaggtcagctcatGAATTTGTTGGTGTTCCATTTGTTTAAAACTAAAATGTGACATGGGTGTGGTAGGACCCAGAGGCATCACAACAACTCGGGAACAGTTAATAATGAACTTTAATGGATGGCTAGCAAACAAGAGCACCATTGTTAATCACAGAAGGCCGACAGGATGGAAGGCAGAAACAGCCACAGGAAGGCGTCGGTCCAAACACACATTGGCAAAACGCTTCGTTGTGGACAGAAGACTGTCGTGTTTACCAGGTCTGAGATGAGGGAAGGTCTGA contains:
- the LOC130522959 gene encoding protein BTG3-like codes for the protein MKKEIAAAVCCLKALLAPRARLDPEKTDLFLERLSVALMEKFSGHWFPENPSRGQAYRCIRINEVQQWDPEVLRACRESRIQMSQLELPVNLTLWVDPGEVCYRIGENNPPFSFATFSNPDEETLNTSPGLDSAGPLVQLKEFQERFRVWHNVTAAPNVPTVTPSCVFTSWACSCFSSPPRHYDHFCYCHVVIIVITTLLIIVIMMLMFMVIFINF